CCCTGGGCCCTGGAGACCACCATCTTCGGCAATTCGCTTCATGTCAGCGTCAAGGATGTCCAGTCCGGCAAAAAGGAGATAATCAAAGCCGTGGGGACGGAAAATATAAAGTCTGAAAATATAAGGGAGGTAAGCCCTACCTTGGAGGATGTCTTCATCACCCTAATAGAAAAAAAGACACCGACCGAAAACCCGGAAGGAAAATGAACGATGCCTTTGATTAGCCCCGGCACAAAAACAGACAGGGTCGCTTCGGTCATTAAAAAGGAACTACGCCAGATAATGCGGGACAAGCGGAGCTTGGGGATACTGTTCTTCATTCCGCTGTTCATGCTGGTGATGTTCGGCTATGCCCTGAATTTTGACGTTAAGCACACCTCCCTGGCGGTAGTGGACCTGGACATCAGCCAGGAAAGCCGGCATTTGATCAGCGAGTTTTCCCACAGCGAATATTTTACGGTAAAACATTTGCCGGCAGCGGTAAAAGAGCTGGACCATCTCCTGGGCAGTGAAAAAGTACGGGCGGCCATCGTGATTCCCCGAGGATATGCAGCTGACCTGGCCAGGGGCCGGAGCCCGACGGTACAGGTGATATTGGACGGGGTAAACGCCAATGCCGCCAACACCATTCAGGGATACCTTAATGCTTTTTTCCAAAATTATTCGTATCGTCTTACCATCAAGGTCGCCCGGCGGATGGGGGCCGCCGCCATCAACCAGCCGATAGATTACCGGCCCAGGATATGGTTCAATCCCGAATTGAAGAGCGCAAAATTCCTTATTCCCGGGCTGATCGGCTTTATTCTGATGGTGGTGGGGGTCATCTCCACCTCGCTGTCGATAGTCAAGGAAAAGGAAAGGGGCACCATGGAGCAGATATTGGTCTCTCCGATAAAACCCTTGGAATTGATAATGGGCAAAACGATACCCTATATTGCTATTTCGCTGCTGTCGACGGCAATCATACTGGTGGTGGGTTATGTTTTATTCGATGTCTACGTCACGGGCAGCTTGTTATTGCTGTTTCTAACCACTTTTATCTTTCTGCTGGGCGCCTTGGGCATGGGACTGCTGATATCGTCAATATCCGAAACCCAACAGCTGGCTTTTTTGGTGGCGGTAATATCCACCATCCTGCCGTCCTTTCTGCTGTCGGGATTCGTTTTTTCCATCCGAAATATGCCGGAGGCAATACAGCTGATAACCTATGCCGTGCCCACCAGGTATTACCTGGTGGCCCTGAGGGGCATAATCCTAAAAGGAGCCGGTTTCGGCGCGATCTGGGACCAGCTGCTTTTCCTGATGGGATTTGCCGCGGTGATGCTTTCGGTGAGCGCCATCAGGATCAAAAGGGCGGGGCTATGATAATAAATACAGAATGTCGATCGAACTCGACCGCAACAAAGACATGAAAATAATTCTTCATATAATTAAAAAAGAGTTTCTGCAGTTTATGCGGGATCCCAAGATGGTGGCCATCAACATCATCGCTCCGGCCATACAACTGCTGGTCTTTACCTATGCGGCCACTCTGGATGTCCGGGAGGTAAGCATGATTGTCTGCGACCACGACAATTCCTATTACAGCCGTCAGCTGTTGAGCGGTTTCACTAATTCCGGATATTTCCGCACCGTGGAAAGCACCACCAGAACCGCGGATATAGATATTGCCCTTACCGAGACCAGAGCTTCGGTCGGGATTGTGATCCCGGCCGGGTTCGGAAACGATCTGCTGGCTGGCAAACAGCCCCAGATCCAGGCGTTGGCTGACGGTTCGGATGCCAATTCTTCCGGCATCGGCCTGGCCTATGCCAGCCAAATCATCAACCGTTATATCGGCCTCCAGTTGGCCGGATCCCCGGGCCCCCGAAAAAATGCCCTGCTTTCGGTTAACCCCGAGATCCGGATATGGTACAACCCCGAACTCAGCAGCCGGAATTTCATGGTGCCCGGCGTGCTAGGGCTGTTGCTGATGATAATGACCATGATGCTGACCTCCCTGGCCATAGTCAAGGAGCGGGAGAACGGCACCATGGACCAGCTGCTGGTGACTCCCATCAAGTCATATCAGCTGATAATCGGCAAACTGACCCCCTTCTTCTGCATCGGGGTCATCGACATCCTGCTGGTGATGCTGGTGGCTACCCAGTGGTTCGGGATTCCCGTCCGGGGCAGCCATCCGCTGTTGTTTTCCCTGTGCCTGCTGTTCATCATGACCACTTTGGGGCTGGGCCTGTTCATCTCCACTGTGTCCTCCAACCAACAGCAGGCCATGATGACGGCCATCTTCTTCGTGATGATGCCGATGATCTATCTGTCCGGGTTCGTATTTCCCATAGAGAACATGCCCCTGGTGGTCCAGGCCCTTACCTATCTGCTGCCGTTGCGGTACTTCTATACCATCATCCGGGGGATATTCCTAAGGGGATCGGGGTTGGTTGAACTGTGGCCCCATGCCCTGGCCCTGCTGATTTTTGGGATCGGCATCCTGTCGCTCAGCGTCATGCGGTTCAAAAGAAAGCTGGAATAAAATATACAGAAGGATTATTTTACTGACACTTAAATAGCCCCATAATTCTTATCAGTGTTTCGAACGATTTTGTTGTCATGCCCGTGAAAATGGGCAACCAGATCTGGATTCTCGCATTCGCGAGAATGACCTCTTGAAGTATTTATTAGTTAAATCAATAATTATCCAAAACGTAAAATTGCCAAAGATTGGTAGTATTAAAAAAACCTCCCTAAAAGGAGGCTTTTTTGACTATCACCATCTGGCGGTAGGAATGCGATGGCTGACGAAATGAATAGCATCATTTGCCGCACTACTGTGTATTGTCTGAGAGCGTTTTTCTGGGGTATGGCTTGACTTGTGAATAAATCTATTGTATCCTGATATACGGTTAAAATATGTTCGATTATTGCTAAGCGGTAATCGCAAGCCGCAAAAAAGATGAATTATATGGTGGGGTTTTTTCGACAGCCCGAAAGAACAACTGCAGCAGAATTGATTTGACCAAAAAACAAAAAGGGGATGGTAAGATGAGCCTACTGATTATTGAAAATGCGAAGAAGAACTACCTGGCCGGAGACGTGATTGTTCCGGCCCTGCGAGGGATAAGCCTGATGGTAGAAAAAGGCAAATTCATTTCTTTTGTCGGGCCCTCCGGCAGCGGGAAGACGACCCTGCTGAATTTGATCGGATGCTTGGATAAACCAACCGAGGGAACCGTCACGGTGGCCGGGGTGGAGGTCAATCGGATGGACCGGAAAACATCGGCTAAATTCCGGGGAGATAACATCGGGTTTATATTCCAGAATTTTAACCTGATTCCGGTTTTGACGGTTTATGAAAACGTTGAATACCCGCTGATAATGGTTCAGAACGTGCCTCTGGAAAAACGAAAACAAATGGTGCTGGCGCTGTTGGAGAAAGTGGGGATGAAGGATCAAAAAGACAAATACCCGTCCCAGCTTTCCGGGGGGCAAAAGCAAAGGGTGGCCATAGCCCGGGCACTGGTGACGGAGCCGAAACTGGTTCTGGCGGATGAGCCCACCGCAAATCTGGACCACGACACGGCCTACAAAGTGATGGGACTTATGCACGAGATGAAGAAAGAATTCAACACCACGTTTATTTTTGCCACCCATGACCCCAAGGTTGTGGGCGAGGCGGAAATCATTTATACCATCGAGGACGGTTTGATAACCCAGGCCCAGGAAAATAAAAACACCGGAGGAGGATCCCTGAAATGAAGAACGTAATAAAAATTGCCTGGCGCAACCTATTAAGGTACACCCGCCGGACGCTGTTGACATCCTCGCTGATAGCTGTGGGCGTGGCCCTGGTGATAATATTCGGCGGCATTGGGGCCTCATTTAAAAGCGAGGTGGTCGGCATCCTTACCAACTCCAATCTGGGCGACGTTCAGATTCACAAAAAAGGCTATGTAGGGTCAATGGATAATCTGCCGCTGGATATCACCATCAGCGAAAAAGGATTACAAGCGATCAAAGCTACATTGGACGACGATCCTGACGTGAAGGCCTATTCCGAAAGGATCCGGTTCGGGGCAATGATCAGCAACTTTGCGCAGACGACCAACATGAGGCTGACCGCGGTTTACCCGGAAAAAGAAAGCATGACCTGCCCCGATCTGGTAAAAAGAATAAAAGAGGGGGACTCCAATCCGGCCACTTTCGTGAAGCCCGGTGCCATCGTTATTCCGCTTAACATCGCCAATGGCCTGAACTTGAAAGTGGGGGACGATGCCGTTCTGGTGGCCACCAATAAAGACGGCTCGGTTAACGGGATGGCCTTTAAAATTTCGGGTGTTTCGGAAAACATAATGGGCCCTCAGGGGAAGGACGGGTACATTCATATTGAAGATGCCAGATCGTTGTTAAGGATCGAGGGCGGCGAAATCACCGAAATTGCGATCAAACTCAATGATTTTAACAAACTAAACTCAGCCTATGCCTCTTTAAAAAAGAGCATTGCCCAAGACCCGGGCGAAAAAACCGGCAAGCCGGGTTTTGAAATTCATTCCTGGGAGGAGTTGTCTCCGTTTTCAAGCATAGCGCAGATTGTTACGTTACTGATTATGGTGGTGCGCATAGTCCTGGTGGCTATTGTTTTGATCAGCATCCTCAACGTGATGATGATGTCGGTTTACGAGCGGATCGGGGAAATAGGCACCATTGCATCCATCGGCACGGCTCCTTCAAAAATCTTGGCGCTGTTCCTGACCGAGGGGCTCTTGCTGGGTTTATTCAGCGCCGTAGCCGGAAATATCATAGGCATAGTTGTGATATTAATTACCGGCTGGGTAAAATTAAATTTCACCTTTGGATCAATGAAGCTTTCGCTGTCACCTCAAATACCGACCACCGAGGTTCTGCTGGCCTTGATAATTGTGGTTATAATATCCGCCCTAGCCAGCCTGCAGCCGGCGCTCAAGGCGTCCAAAATGGAGCCGGTTGAAGCATTAAGGCATATTTAAAAGAAAGGATCATCCATGAAAACCAAAATAGCTTTCCTGGCAATATTGTTCGTTTCCATTGCCGGACTGGCCCTGGCCCAAAGCGGAAACGATCTGTTAAAAAGAATAGACGAAAAACTTATGCCGGAAAGTTATGAGGCCTACCGGAAGCTGATAAATATTGAGCCCAACGGCCGAAAAAAAGAATTTATCTTCTATACGGTAAAAAAAGGGAAGGATAAAGTTGCCATGTTGTATCTTTCCCCGGCCAGCGAAAAGGGCAGGACCACCTTAAGGTTGGGCGATAATATGTGGCTTTACATACCCAATGTGGGCAAGCCGATACGCATAACCAGCCTGCAATCCATCACCGGCGGGGTGTTCAACAACGCCGATATCATGCAGGTCGACTACAGCGCGGAATACGATGTCGAAAAAACAGAGAAAACAGAAACAGGATATATTCTGGAATTAAAAGCGAAAAACAAAGCCGTGGCCTACGATAAGCTTAAGATGTGGACCACCAAAGACGAAAATTTGAAGAAAATAGAATGCTATTCCGCCAGCGGAATGCTGATAAAAACCCTGGACTTTAAGGAAATGAAGAATTTTGGCAATGGCCTGATCCGCCCGGCGGTTATAGAAACGCACAGCCCGCTATATAAGGGATACCTTTCAACCATGATCTATACCCAGGTGAAATCCAGAACCCTCAAGGACGAAGTGTTCACCCTAAACTTTATGTCCCAGCTTGAGGGGTTAAGAAAATGAGGTCTTTGGCGGGGCTGCTTTGTCTTTTAATCTTCAGTGCGGTTTCCCGGGCCGAGGATTATTCTTTTGAAGTGCCCCCGGTGGAAACTCAAAAGGAAACCCTGGAGCTAAGCGGCCAGCTTGACGCCAGATATTCCCTTTTGAAAAGCAGAAAAAACTCCCCGCTGTATTCCTTACAGTACGTCGATCGGCAGTTATCCGATGTTCTGACTTCGTGCCGGGTTGATTTTTATTTAAACGGAGACTACCGGACCGAAGATCTCGGGGTTCATGTGAAAACCCAGTTGGAATATTTTGACGCCAGCCAGGCGGATTTTGGCCTGTATGAACTTTATGGAAATGTGGACCTACCAGGCAATTCATTTTTGCTGCTGGGGCAAAAGATGTTTAATTGGGGCAAAGGGTATGCCTTTAATCCGGTGGGATATGTCAACCCCCAAAAAGATCCGGAAAACCCCGAGCTGGCGCAATCGGGAATTTTGTCAATGAATTACCAATATACCAAAAGTTTTTCCAGGGGGGCGCTTAATAATTTATCAATGGACCTGATCCTGGCGCCCGCGGTCAACACAATTAACGGCAAAATAGCGGAGGCGGAAAAGACCGACCTCGCCGCAAAGATTTATTTTCTGCTTTGGGATACGGATATCGATCTGATGGGTTATTTCAGCAGGATAAATCCCAAAAGTATCGGATTTGATTTTTCGCGGAATATCCTTTCCAGCCTGGAAATCCACGGAGAGTTCAGCAGTTTTGCCAACCAGTCCAGATATTATATTCTACAAGACAGCCTTCAAACTGACAACATTGACGGATCCTCCTACCTTATTGGCCTGAGATGGCTGAATAGATGGAATATCACCACTATTGCGGAATATTACCTTAATGATGCCGGCTTAAGCGGGGATCAATTTGAAGAGTACAATGCGTTCTTGGTAAATGCGGCCGCTTCGGGCGACAATGCAGCCATAGCCAGCGCCTTAAGTGTCAGCCGGGTATATTTTGGCAGCTCCAACCTGATGCGGGAATATCTGTATCTCAAGGCATCCTGGCCGGAACCGTTCAACTGGCTGTATTTCACCCCGGCCGTACAATGGATTTATAATCTGGAAGACCGCAGTTCTTCGGTAGGGGTTCCCGTCAGCTATAAACCGATAACAAATTTTGAGTTGGTCGTTTGGCCGTCCCTGTTTGCCGGCAAAGGAAATTCCGAATACGGCAGCAAGCAATATGAAAGCAAGGTGGAGCTTTGGGCCAAGTTTTATTTTTAGCCGGAATCGCCGTACAATAAGCAAGGAAACATTGTTTTGTTCGTTTTGAAAATTAACCACTAAAAACCCCGTCGGATAAATCAGGCGATAGCTAAAAAAGCACAAAAACGTAAAACTACCAAAGTTTAGAAACAATAAAAAAGCCTCCTTAGAAGGAGGCTTTTTTGACTATCACCATCTGGCGGTAGGATTCAAGCAGCTGGTTATCGGGGTCCAGCTCCAGGGCCCGGTTCAGATGTTTCAGGGCTTCACCATATAATCTCATCTCCACCAGGCAGACCGCCAGGTCATTCAGAATGCTGGCGTCGCATTCATCCAGGGCCGCGGCCTGCTCCAATATCTGCCGGCCGCTCTTCTGATCGCCGGACATGAAGACCGCCCACCCCAGCAGATGCATGGTCTGGGGATGGGTGGGCCGGATGTCCAGGGACTTCTTCAGCTGGACGATGGCATCCTCAAAGCGGTCCATATAGCTGTAGAGCGAGCCCAGCTGCTGGTAATAGTTGGCCTCATTGGGATTGAGCCCTATGGCGGCCAGCAGGTGTTTCTCGGCTTCGGCAGTATCCCTCTCCAGAATCAAAAGCTCGGCCAGACCCCAATGCGCCAGTTCCAGGACCAAAGCATTCTCTTTTTGCAATTCCGGAATGGCCAGGATCTCCCGGTAAACTTTTAGGGCCTCCTTGCGCTTACCGTGGCGGGATAGCTGGTCGGCCTGGGCGAAAAGCTCGCTGTCGTTATTTTTTGGGCTGGGCATGCTGCTGATTCTGGCTGGATATCTTCTTCAACTCATCCAACAAATCCTGGCGGGTGCAGAGGTTCTTGGCCACCAGGACATTTATCAGGGCCTGGATGGAAAGGGCGTTGGCGGCCACTCCCTGCTGAATGCTGATGGCATGGCCCTGCTTGGTTCCTTTGGGCCCAAAGATATTCTTTAAAAAACTCATTTTTTCCTTCGCTCCTCCCAGGCCCGGCGCTCCTTTTCGGTGGCCTTGCCGGTCTCGATCAGATCCCGGAATTCTTTCTCCGAAAGCGGTGTTCGGCGTTCATTGCTTCTCTTCTTGGATTTTTTTTTGGCGGCAACTTTGGGCATTCTTATCTCTCCAAAAATGGTTATAGGGTTATGGCAGTTCTTTTATCCGGTCCTGGGCCAGTCCGGCCTCGGGGCTGCGCGGGAATTTCTTTATCAGGATTTCCCAGTTTTCCCTGGCGGCTGCTTTATTGCCCAGTTCTTTATAGCAGAGGCCGGACTTGTAATAGGCCGCCGCCGCCTTATCCTGATTGGGGTACAGGGCGATGACCTTTTCGAACTCGGCCAGGGCCTCTTGGTATTTTTTCTGGGCGTAATATCCTTCGCCAATCCAGTATTGGGAATTATCGGCCAGGCTGCTGGTGGGATAAAGCTTCAAGAATTCCCGGAACCCGGCGATGGCCAGGTCGTAATTCCCCCGGGTGATATCCAGATAGGCGGTGTCATACAGCTGTTTGGGGTCGGGTTGTGAAGAAGTCTCCTTGGGTTTTTCCGGCGGGGTTGGCGGTTTTATCTGCTGGCTGTTGTCGGGCTTCGAGGAACCCAGCGGCAGGGTTTGGACCATGGGCCGCGACTGCTGATCCTCGTATTGCTGGTCCATGCTCATCATCCGCTCGTTCAACGATCCCCAGCGGGTGCGCATCTCGGCGTTCAGCTGATAGGTGATATCGGTCTGGGCCCGAAGCAGGCTGTCCATCAGGGTCATCTGGCTCTCCATCTTCTTCTGGCTGGTCTCCAGGTAGTCCAGCTGGTCGCGCATCCGGACGTATTCCTTCTTGACACCGCATCCGGCCAGCAGGGGAAGGCAGAGAATGAACAGGATTGTTTTCTTCATGTTACTTCTTTTCGATCACGAATTCCACCCGGCGGTTCTTGGCCCAGCTGATCTCGTTATGCCCGAGGTCGGCCGGTTTTTCCTTGCCGAAGCTGACGGTGGCCAGGCGGGAGCGCTCCACCCCCAGGTTGACCAGGTAATCCCTGACGGCCACCGAGCGCTTCTCGCCCAGCGCCAGGTTATACTCGGTGGTGCCGCGTTCGTCGCAATGTCCTTCCAGCCTGACCGATACCTGGGGATAGCTGCGCAGGAGTTTGGCGGCCTCGGTGAGCAGGGAGACGGAGGCCTCCTCTATTGAATATGAATCGAAGCCAAAGTAGACGGTGGAGAAATCGATTTTCACCTCGGGCTTTTTTTCTTCGGGCGTGGTGATCGGCTTCTCAACGGTGAGTTCCGGCTTGACGATCTCCTCCTGCGGAGTGGTCTGTTTTTTGGCGCAGCCTGAAAACACCATAGTCAGAGCGGCAAAAACACATAACGGGATCAACAATCTATTCATGATTAACTCCTTTATATTGTTATAGTGATAGTTTAGTATTTCAAGGAACTGAAACCGGGCTCCAGGCCGGCATCAAGGCCCCGCTGAGGTTGGTGACGGCCTTCTGGCCCGAGCCCTCCCAGTGCATCAGCCACAGCTGGCTGCTGCCGATGCGGTTGGAGGAGAACGCTAAATGCAGGCCGTCGGGCGACCAGGAGGGATCCTCGTTATCGCCCTCGAAGGTCAGCTGGGTGTAGCCGTCGCCGGTGACATTCATGGCGCAGATCTGGAAAAGTCCGTTGATGCGGGAGACGAAGGCGATCTTGTCGCCCTTGGGCGACCACACCGGTGAAGTGTTGTAATTTCCCTGATAGGTCAGCCGCCGGATATTGGAGCCGTCGGTATCCATCAAATAGATCTGGGGGCTGCCCGGGCGGTCCGATGTGAAAACCAGCTCCCGGCCATTAGGGGACCAGCCCGGCGAGCAGTCTATGGCCCAGCTGTTGGTCAGCCTCTGCAAGGACCGGCTGTCCAAGGTATAAAGGTATATCTCGGCATTGCCGTCCCGGGAGAGGGTCAGGGCCATTTTTCGGCCGTCGGGTGACCAGGCTGGGGAGGTGTTCAGCCCCTCGACCTGGGAAATGGCCAGAAGCTTCCAGGCCTTCATATCCAGCGAGTAGATCTCTGTCCGGTTGCGTTGAAAGGAAATGAAGGCAAGTTTGCTTCCGTCGGGCGACCAGTCGGGCGACAGGTTGATTGTGTTCAGGGCCGTT
The sequence above is a segment of the Candidatus Edwardsbacteria bacterium genome. Coding sequences within it:
- a CDS encoding ABC transporter permease produces the protein MPLISPGTKTDRVASVIKKELRQIMRDKRSLGILFFIPLFMLVMFGYALNFDVKHTSLAVVDLDISQESRHLISEFSHSEYFTVKHLPAAVKELDHLLGSEKVRAAIVIPRGYAADLARGRSPTVQVILDGVNANAANTIQGYLNAFFQNYSYRLTIKVARRMGAAAINQPIDYRPRIWFNPELKSAKFLIPGLIGFILMVVGVISTSLSIVKEKERGTMEQILVSPIKPLELIMGKTIPYIAISLLSTAIILVVGYVLFDVYVTGSLLLLFLTTFIFLLGALGMGLLISSISETQQLAFLVAVISTILPSFLLSGFVFSIRNMPEAIQLITYAVPTRYYLVALRGIILKGAGFGAIWDQLLFLMGFAAVMLSVSAIRIKRAGL
- a CDS encoding ABC transporter permease is translated as MKIILHIIKKEFLQFMRDPKMVAINIIAPAIQLLVFTYAATLDVREVSMIVCDHDNSYYSRQLLSGFTNSGYFRTVESTTRTADIDIALTETRASVGIVIPAGFGNDLLAGKQPQIQALADGSDANSSGIGLAYASQIINRYIGLQLAGSPGPRKNALLSVNPEIRIWYNPELSSRNFMVPGVLGLLLMIMTMMLTSLAIVKERENGTMDQLLVTPIKSYQLIIGKLTPFFCIGVIDILLVMLVATQWFGIPVRGSHPLLFSLCLLFIMTTLGLGLFISTVSSNQQQAMMTAIFFVMMPMIYLSGFVFPIENMPLVVQALTYLLPLRYFYTIIRGIFLRGSGLVELWPHALALLIFGIGILSLSVMRFKRKLE
- a CDS encoding ABC transporter ATP-binding protein yields the protein MSLLIIENAKKNYLAGDVIVPALRGISLMVEKGKFISFVGPSGSGKTTLLNLIGCLDKPTEGTVTVAGVEVNRMDRKTSAKFRGDNIGFIFQNFNLIPVLTVYENVEYPLIMVQNVPLEKRKQMVLALLEKVGMKDQKDKYPSQLSGGQKQRVAIARALVTEPKLVLADEPTANLDHDTAYKVMGLMHEMKKEFNTTFIFATHDPKVVGEAEIIYTIEDGLITQAQENKNTGGGSLK
- a CDS encoding ABC transporter permease → MKNVIKIAWRNLLRYTRRTLLTSSLIAVGVALVIIFGGIGASFKSEVVGILTNSNLGDVQIHKKGYVGSMDNLPLDITISEKGLQAIKATLDDDPDVKAYSERIRFGAMISNFAQTTNMRLTAVYPEKESMTCPDLVKRIKEGDSNPATFVKPGAIVIPLNIANGLNLKVGDDAVLVATNKDGSVNGMAFKISGVSENIMGPQGKDGYIHIEDARSLLRIEGGEITEIAIKLNDFNKLNSAYASLKKSIAQDPGEKTGKPGFEIHSWEELSPFSSIAQIVTLLIMVVRIVLVAIVLISILNVMMMSVYERIGEIGTIASIGTAPSKILALFLTEGLLLGLFSAVAGNIIGIVVILITGWVKLNFTFGSMKLSLSPQIPTTEVLLALIIVVIISALASLQPALKASKMEPVEALRHI
- a CDS encoding outer membrane lipoprotein-sorting protein — translated: MKTKIAFLAILFVSIAGLALAQSGNDLLKRIDEKLMPESYEAYRKLINIEPNGRKKEFIFYTVKKGKDKVAMLYLSPASEKGRTTLRLGDNMWLYIPNVGKPIRITSLQSITGGVFNNADIMQVDYSAEYDVEKTEKTETGYILELKAKNKAVAYDKLKMWTTKDENLKKIECYSASGMLIKTLDFKEMKNFGNGLIRPAVIETHSPLYKGYLSTMIYTQVKSRTLKDEVFTLNFMSQLEGLRK
- a CDS encoding tetratricopeptide repeat protein, coding for MPSPKNNDSELFAQADQLSRHGKRKEALKVYREILAIPELQKENALVLELAHWGLAELLILERDTAEAEKHLLAAIGLNPNEANYYQQLGSLYSYMDRFEDAIVQLKKSLDIRPTHPQTMHLLGWAVFMSGDQKSGRQILEQAAALDECDASILNDLAVCLVEMRLYGEALKHLNRALELDPDNQLLESYRQMVIVKKASF
- the ybgF gene encoding tol-pal system protein YbgF; its protein translation is MKKTILFILCLPLLAGCGVKKEYVRMRDQLDYLETSQKKMESQMTLMDSLLRAQTDITYQLNAEMRTRWGSLNERMMSMDQQYEDQQSRPMVQTLPLGSSKPDNSQQIKPPTPPEKPKETSSQPDPKQLYDTAYLDITRGNYDLAIAGFREFLKLYPTSSLADNSQYWIGEGYYAQKKYQEALAEFEKVIALYPNQDKAAAAYYKSGLCYKELGNKAAARENWEILIKKFPRSPEAGLAQDRIKELP
- the pal gene encoding peptidoglycan-associated lipoprotein Pal, encoding MNRLLIPLCVFAALTMVFSGCAKKQTTPQEEIVKPELTVEKPITTPEEKKPEVKIDFSTVYFGFDSYSIEEASVSLLTEAAKLLRSYPQVSVRLEGHCDERGTTEYNLALGEKRSVAVRDYLVNLGVERSRLATVSFGKEKPADLGHNEISWAKNRRVEFVIEKK
- the tolB gene encoding Tol-Pal system beta propeller repeat protein TolB, coding for MTLSIYLNKYFISAVVFLLGCPFVAAQTDVYLKLSTSERRPIELVVTPIQAQGKISKETVAKVKETIDVLSDDLAFSLYFQLIESPDSDPGYGFKKGQVQAGSWQLLGAKMLLIPELRSDKKQDHLKVRIYDLGVGRDIFTKEVVVDHSRGQAHRICDEIIKALTGENGVASTKIAFCQKNGQNKELALVDYDGHNLQKLTALNTINLSPDWSPDGSKLAFISFQRNRTEIYSLDMKAWKLLAISQVEGLNTSPAWSPDGRKMALTLSRDGNAEIYLYTLDSRSLQRLTNSWAIDCSPGWSPNGRELVFTSDRPGSPQIYLMDTDGSNIRRLTYQGNYNTSPVWSPKGDKIAFVSRINGLFQICAMNVTGDGYTQLTFEGDNEDPSWSPDGLHLAFSSNRIGSSQLWLMHWEGSGQKAVTNLSGALMPAWSPVSVP